In Allorhizobium pseudoryzae, the genomic window GATCGTCACCAAGGTCGGGTTCGATAATCGCGGAGAAAAGACCGGCCTCTCCAAGGGCTGGATCGAACAGGCGATCGATGCCTCCCTGAGACGCCTCGGCACGGATTACGTCGATCTCTACCTCGCCCACAAGCCGGATGCGGATGTCGCCATCGAAGAGACGCTCGAAGCCTTCGACAAGCTGAAGAGAGCCGGCAAGGTGCGCGCCATCGGCTGCTCCAACTATGATGCCGGCCAGCTCCAGGCCTCGCTCGATGCCGCCGCCAAGTCCGGCCTGCCGCGCTATGACGTGCTGCAGCCGGAATACAATCTCTACACCCGCGAAAAATTCGAAGGCCCGCTCGCGGATCTCTGCATCGCGCAGGAAATCGGCGTGATCAGCTATTACGCGCTCGCCGCCGGCTTCCTCACCGGCAAGTACCGCAAGGCGGCGGATACGCAAGGGGTCGCCCGCTCTTACCGCGTCGGTGCCTATCTGGACGACAAGGGCCACCGGGTGCTCGCCGCGCTCGATGCGGTGGCCGAAGAAACCGGCCAAAGCCTTGCCGCGATTGCGATCGCCTGGGTTGCCGCCCGTCCCGGCATCACCGCGCCAATCGCCTCCGCCACCTCGCTGTCGCAGCTCGACGCGATGATTGCCGCGGGCACACTGACATTGACCGACGCGCAGATGCAGCGCCTGAACGAGGCAGGCGCATGAGCGGCGATCTGATCATTCGCGACGCCGAGGCCGGCGACGAAGCCGCCTGGCGACAGCTCTGGGCCAGTTACCTCGCCTTCTACAAGGTCACGCTGGCCGATGATGTGACCGACTATACCTGGGCCCGTATTCTCGATCCCGCCTCGCGCGTGGCCATGCGGGTTGCGGAGGTGGATGGTCGGCTGGCCGGTTTTGCCATCCACCATTTTCACGATTCCACCTGGGTCAAGACGCCGGATTGCTATCTGGAGGACCTCTTCCTCGACGCGGCGTTTCGCGGCAAAGGCATCGGCCGTGCCCTGATGGAGGATCTCGTGGCGCTCTCCCGCAAAAACGGCTGGTCGCGCCTTTACTGGCATACGGACGAAGGCAACACGACGGCACGCAAACTCTATGATTACTTCGTGCCCTCCGACGGCCACGTGCGCTACCGCATCAAATTTTGAGAGGATGCACTCCATGAAAACCCGACATCTCGGTTCGCTCACCACCTCGGCGCTCGGCCTCGGCTGCATGGGCATGACGCATGCCTACAGCCCTTCGACGGACGAGACGTCCGCGCTTGCCACGCTCGCCCGCGCGGTGGAGCTTGGCGTGACCCTCTTCGATACGGCCGAAGTCTACGGTCCCTTCACCAATGAGGAACTGGTCGGCAAGGGCCTCAAACCCTATCGCGACCAGGTGCTGATCGCGACCAAGTTCGGCTTTACCATCGGCGACGAGGCCAAGGCCGCCCGCCCCTCCGGCACCGACAGCCGGCCCGAACATCTGCGCGCCGTGGCGGAAGCCTCGCTGAAGCGGCTGGGCGTCGAGGTGATCGATCTCTTCTACCAGCACCGCGTCGATCCGGACGTGCCGATCGAAGAGACGGTCGGCGCCATGGCCGATCTCGTGAAGGCGGGCAAGGTGCGGGCGCTTGGGCTCTCCGAAGCCAGTGCCGCAACGCTGCGCCGGGCGCATGCCGTGCATCCGATCGCCGCAATCCAGAGCGAATATTCGCTGTGGACCCGTGACCCGGAAGAAAACGGCGTTCTGTCCACCTGCCGCGAACTCGGCATCGGCTTCGTTCCCTTTTCGCCGCTCGGGCGCGGGGCGCTCACCGGCGCGCTGAAGAGCCTCGACGGCCTTGCCGATAACGATTTCCGCCGCGGCCTTCCCCGCTTCCAGGGCGAGAATTTCGACGCCAACCTGGCGCTGGTGCAGCTCCTCGAACAGATGGCCGAACAGAAGGGCGTTACTGCCGGCCAGCTGGCGCTCGCCTGGGTGCTGGCGCAGGGCGATTTCATCGTGCCGATCCCCGGCACCACGAAGATCGCCAACCTGGAAAAGAACGTCGCCGCGGCCGCGATCACCCTCACCCCCGAAGAGGTGAAGGACCTGGGCGACCTTCTTTCGCCCGCCAAGGTCAAGGGCGAACGCTATCCTGAAAGCATGGCGAAGATGGCGAACAAGTGAGGTGATGAGGGGGCGTCCGGTCTTTAGCGACCGACACATTGCCCCGCTATGCGCGCAAACGCTCATGCGCGATGGCGGCACCGTCTCTTATGGCGCCACCAGCCCTCCAAGCCGTCATCCTCGGGCCTGACCCGAGGATCCACAACGCTTGCTCATCGCCCGCCACCCCCCTCTGCCCTGCCGGGCATCTCCCCCACAAGGGGGGAGATCGCATCGTGGCATCGCTTTCCCATGCCATGTAACTGCAATCGAGGACACCACTTCCACTTCACGGTCGATCGAGCGACCAACCGTTCTGCCGATCTCCCCGCGTTTGGTGGGGTGAGGAGGGGTTCGCGAAGCGAAGCAATCGATCCAGTGAATCGATTGCAGGGACGAACGCCGGCAGGACAGAGGGGGGTATGGTGCCGGTACACCAACATATGTTGTCATCAAGCACCAAAAGACCCCTCCCCACACTCCCCACAAGGGGGAGGGCTTAACCCGGCCGACCCGCCGTAGCCAATCGAAGCACCGGCGGGCGCCGCCTGCGGTCTCCCCCCTTGTGGGGGAGATGGCGGCAGCCAGAGG contains:
- a CDS encoding aldo/keto reductase — its product is MHLRPLGRTGLSIAPVVFGGNVFGWTADEKTSFALLDRFFEAGFNCIDTADVYSAWVDGHEGGESEQVIGRWLKRGTVSRDKAVIVTKVGFDNRGEKTGLSKGWIEQAIDASLRRLGTDYVDLYLAHKPDADVAIEETLEAFDKLKRAGKVRAIGCSNYDAGQLQASLDAAAKSGLPRYDVLQPEYNLYTREKFEGPLADLCIAQEIGVISYYALAAGFLTGKYRKAADTQGVARSYRVGAYLDDKGHRVLAALDAVAEETGQSLAAIAIAWVAARPGITAPIASATSLSQLDAMIAAGTLTLTDAQMQRLNEAGA
- a CDS encoding GNAT family N-acetyltransferase, whose protein sequence is MSGDLIIRDAEAGDEAAWRQLWASYLAFYKVTLADDVTDYTWARILDPASRVAMRVAEVDGRLAGFAIHHFHDSTWVKTPDCYLEDLFLDAAFRGKGIGRALMEDLVALSRKNGWSRLYWHTDEGNTTARKLYDYFVPSDGHVRYRIKF
- a CDS encoding aldo/keto reductase, whose translation is MKTRHLGSLTTSALGLGCMGMTHAYSPSTDETSALATLARAVELGVTLFDTAEVYGPFTNEELVGKGLKPYRDQVLIATKFGFTIGDEAKAARPSGTDSRPEHLRAVAEASLKRLGVEVIDLFYQHRVDPDVPIEETVGAMADLVKAGKVRALGLSEASAATLRRAHAVHPIAAIQSEYSLWTRDPEENGVLSTCRELGIGFVPFSPLGRGALTGALKSLDGLADNDFRRGLPRFQGENFDANLALVQLLEQMAEQKGVTAGQLALAWVLAQGDFIVPIPGTTKIANLEKNVAAAAITLTPEEVKDLGDLLSPAKVKGERYPESMAKMANK